A region of the Raphanus sativus cultivar WK10039 unplaced genomic scaffold, ASM80110v3 Scaffold1434, whole genome shotgun sequence genome:
AGGCGCTAAACAAGAGTTTTGTTCGGATTGTATCAAGGCTGCGTCTGACCAGTTAATACAGAGCTGTCCCAACCAGGCAGCAGCTTTTTATTGGTCAGGTGGAGGTGAAACTCTATGTATGGCACGCTACTCTAACAGCCCGTCTTTTAGACCGGTGGATACAGATTCACCTTCTTATGGTGCCAACGTTGAAAATCTCAGCACAAACTTAACAGATTTTGACAGGTTCTTGGAGCGATTAGCAGTTCGTATGGTGACCGCAGCTTTGTCATCATCAGGCAAGAATGTACCATTCTCTAACAGTAGATTCTACGCAGCTGATGTAGCAGCCTTGACAAGCTCTATAAATGTATATGCGTTAATGCAATGCACCCCTGACGTCTCTCCCTCTAATTGTAAGACCTGTTTACGACAAAGTGTTGATTACTATATAGATTGCTGTCGTGGGGAGCAAGGCGGCTATGTGTATTGGCCTAATTGTCTTTTCCGGTTGGATATGTACCCCTACAATGGCGCCTTTAGTCCTCTTAAGTTAGCGCCTCAGCCTACATCTCAGCCTGCTTTTCAACCTGCATCTCAGCCTGCTTTTCAACCTGCATCTCAGCCTGCTACTCAACCCGCGTCTCAGCTGCAGTCCCCACCTCCCCTGACCAACGAAGGTAAGTGATCTACTTCTATATAACCAATAAGCATGACCCTCTTGTGCCTAAGAATATGTTATTTTGCCTTTGAACAGATGGGAAAACGATTGATAAGGGAGCTATCATAGGAATTGTGGCTGCAATGCTCATAATCAACATGTAAATGTAAATTGAagtaatttgttttaaatgataaatttcCATGTAtcatctgaattttttttatttaattataaattattaaaaaaatttaaaaattcattttcaaAGGATAGTTCTATTCAGAGTCGGTCATGAGCTTTTCAAGACCACaaacccaaaataaataaaaaatggctgaaaatttgaaaaaacttTGCACATAATCGAACCCAAGCCTCTCACATATTTTTAAGAGAAATTATTGGGTTCACgtagattcaccaaccaatgagaattaattatttcatatgcagattttttcaaaaagaaaatataatatttaaaatttattcttttaaataaaaggataaaaagtaaataaaaataaaagtagctgtcaaaaaactttttttaacattattagAGATGTTAAAAAATGAAAgtcgaggtctctgattgtggTCTCGGTGGAAGATCGATGGGGAAGAGAGCTGAGATAACGATAAAACAGTGAGATGAGTTTAGGACAGAAGTGTGATGGTCTCTGTTTTATAGTGCTCTGTTTTGTAATTCTCtcatgctctgttttttttggtgGGGTGGACTAGTTAGCAGCAAAAAGTCCCCTTTTTGTAAGGAGGGTGTTGGCGTTAGTGCCTtataattataagtttataactaTATTTTGACCGACCGAGCGGgtgttaatatcatttttttttgtttatactaaatattatatatagtttgtaATGTGTGtactaatataacatatttaaaaataacaatgtgCTTAATTATATCGAATAACTATTTTGCGTTCTACAGTAAATTATATGACCGATATTTATTAgacatcatataaacaaatcaaacatttaaataattagatcatataaacaaattaaacatttgtataattagatttatgtataaaatatctagaaaataaaattttctgaaTATGACCCAATATATCCGTACAAatgtattttgatttatatggatcaaaatttatgataatgaataataaaactgttgtatatattatttaaaatatatatggtgctatatatttatatactgaACTTATATtgtggtattatttatatgaaaaatatatgtgacataatatatttatatattatataaatgattattttaatgtgacttttattttcagttattactaataaataataaaaatataattacatattttaaaataatattgttcattaaatatttaaaactatgtttattaattatttcctgacacacacatatataagaaaataggaaaaaaacaatgaataatataagttaggtttattaattattattgcCAAACTCTTTTATTTCGAATTCGATTTTgtaaatgtattaattaaacagaaaagagagaaaatcaTAAAAGGTAACACGCATTAAATATAATTGGATTTTGGAAATGcattaattaaacagaaaaagacaaagaaattttaggaaacacatattaaataactgaaaaaaacaaacattaatatAGGAAGATTAATTAAATGCTCAATGGCATACCGttttaaataacactaaaaactAACGCGTATTTTAAAAGTGTTTAATAATAAAGATGAATCAGtcttgacggaaaaaaaaattattagagaTGTTCAtactaaacccaaaatttttGGTGGGCAATGCCCAGATTTCCAAAACTGTCATTAGGCGCTAGTCGGGTTTCTCTCGAGGCATCTGGATACCAGGATCAtcagaaaaatatagaaatttatgTTATGaaatataacataatattagGCTAAATTTacctattaatattttaatttttgtatagtTTATAACATGTTAGTCACCAAAGTGATCTTGTTATGTacttacaaatattaaaattaataatagtatgATTGATCATGATTAAAGAGATGCTATAAATGACATTAAAGTTTTagtgatcaatttttttttctatatccTAGAATATCACCCAAAAGTGGATCATTGAATATAgttaataatatgaaaaagaTTAGTGATTTCTTTTACTATAGTTGATAGTATTTATATCCAATGGTAGGATGCCATTGACTTGAGTTTAGAATAATTAACCGTTAAAGTGTATTTTAGCATCATTGAAAGTGGTTGTGTTTAAGTATCACCATGATTCGATCAGTTCTAATTATAGTAAAGATCAATCTGATGTAAAATTGcacactaaaattattaaactctACACAAAGGTCAAGTGggagaatataaaatattttatatgctatATGACCTATGTATCTATTggtttaatataaagatcaaattttattttaataatttatattataacatAAAAGACGATACCGTGATAAATCAGTTTGGATTAAAGAATTAGAATATGGGTGTATTGACAACCCATTTTAGTGTTAATGTCATTCTCTATTGTTTATTTGTCTATATAGAATTTGTAATTACTTGATATTAACTACATAAAGATGattgtatatacatataagtGGGGGTTACATAAAAAGGTGGTTACTTAATATTAACTACATAAAGATGattgtatatacatataagtGGGGGTTACATAAAAAGGTGGCTGCATAGAAAAGTGGTTATATGGTAATTGTCGTGAACCATCACAAccattaacataaatatataaaccacATCACATGGTTCCTCCTTTGTAATTAATCAACGTGACAAGACAATATCAAGGAGAGAAAGACAGATTTGATTCCTCTCCATCAAAGGAATCTTGAAGGTGGAAGGTTAAGAATAGAGAATATCAATTGGTGAAATTGCATCTAAGCATGGATCAAGGTAAGTCCTTCTATCTTCTTTAAAAATGCATTAGGGTTAGAATTAATCTAAATCTAACTTACGGTCTTGGGTTAGATTTCATTATAGAAATCATAAAAGTTATTCTTACATACTTGGACAGTGTGGAAAGAGCTGACGCAGAAGCTTTTGGGCAGTCAGTTCTCTCTGAACTGGAACGAGTTAGTGGCACCAATATCTCACCGGTCATCACAGTCCAATACACACAGGTTCCTCAAGCGCTATGTGTTTCAGACCGCCTTATACACACTATAAAGAGAGCGAAACTCTCAACGTCATGGTGACACACCCACTCCTCAGTCAAACCTGATCCGTCTCATTGACAAACAAATGCGCATAAGGCTGCTAAGGATCGCAGACAGGCAATATGTGGAAGGGTTTTAACTGTAGCTATAAGCTATATCATAGGAGAACAGCTCAGGAAAATGTCAGCGCTTTAGTTTTAAAGTTCTTTCTGATTAAATGATGCATTCCGTGTAAAAAAGaaccatttttcttttgattttaaattaacatttaactaaaaaaaagtcTTTCCATCAACTAGGTGTGCAGCACTTTCAGCGGTCCAGTTCTCAAActtgtttttcctctttttcaAACAAGttgtcattgttttttttttgaaacacattcATTAATTAGAAAAACAGTTAGCGGGGAGCATTAACAGCATTCCCAACTACCAAGTTCAAATACAGACAGAGCAGATTTGGCCAAACTATCAGCCATGAGATTCTTCTCTCTAGAGATCCAGACAAAAGAAACAGATTCAAACTCAGCagaaagatttaaaatatcAGAAACCACACTGTGAATTTCTGTTTGAGGTGAGTTTGGTtaacagaaagtaaaagaactcaagagtgggatgaacagagacgttttattagagtcggaataacgagggtacaagagtaagaaagccggctagtcgatgctcggtgagctcctagccggaagtacaagagagcggcgagatacaaagagaataaaggaaaccctaatctagccgcaagtctgtcTGTCTATCTGGTGATGCCCTTCTttcctgtcctcaactccttatatagtctcctaggtcggttgGTTTTGACATAATTCGTCCCCTTCGTTATGGGCCTTTTGTTCTAAAAGGCCCAGTCGAGATGACTGCTCGGCCCGAGCCGCCTGATCGTTTCCATCGGCTTCTCGTCCTTCAGCTATAGAGGTCACGAGCCGAGTCGCAGCTCGTCAGAAGCCGTCCCCGAGCCGGTCATCCTTTGAATGGtagtaatgggcctcctgttcgctgggccttgtggatggtgacaatccatccccaacagtaagtccccccctAGTTCGTTGTCGAGCAGCTGGTCGCAGCGAATTAGTTAGTTAGGGCTCGAAGAATAGGAGGTTTGATAGTCGGTTCCTTTGATTTAACCGAGGAACCGCTGGTGGAAAGAGTTCCAGACGTTCCCGAACGAACAACCGACCTATCGTACGCTCGATGCCTCAGATGAACTCCTCTAAACCGATGAATCGACTGTGCCGGTTTTTGATGTGACCGAACCATCACCGGTTTTCGATCGAGAAGCCGAAACGTCGCTAGGGTTTTTGTCGGGGAATCCGAGAAGTCGCGTCTGAGTGTGACGCGCGAGCCCGCCGACAGGCCCAATTAGGCCCGTTTAGGCTAATGATGGCACCTCGTGGGAGGCGCCTTCACTCTCTCTATAAATAAGAGGTCTCTCTCGAGATCTCTCTCATTCTTCTCTCAGTTTatcaggtactttctctctctactccTTATCTCTCTAGCTTTTGCTCTCTGTTTTAGTTCCTCTACTCAATATGTCGACGAGCGAACGACTTTCTCGAGAACAAAAGGGAAAGATGATTTCGAGCACCACTGGTCCCGATAGTGATCTGGAGAGGGTTCGCGGGTCCGGCGATAGTGTGGAGGCGGCTCATCGcgaggcgatgatggatacCGAGAACATGACCCGAGAGCAGCGTATGCTCGTCTCGGTAGCGATGGTTCAATCTCGCGCAGACGATGACGGAGACGATGGCTCCCCTGACGACGGGATGACTCCCTACTGCTTCTACCCGGGAAATATTTTCGAGGAGCAGCGCAGACTCGATCCGTCGCGAGCTCGTCCCTCTGTAGTTGAGGGGCAAGACTGGAGGAACGTTTTACCGACGCGATCCACATTCGAGTCGGTGACAAAGCTGCTGAAGAGAAGCAAGGCGACCGGGGTTACATTCATAATCCCGTCAGAGACCCAAAGGCCGTGGTCCCCCCCCCGAAGGGATATCAGTGCGTATACGAGTCGTACTTCGAAAAGGACACGAAACTATGGTTTCCGATTCCTCGACTCGTCACCGCCTACACGATGCGCCGAGGAGTCGCTTTGAGCCAGTTCTTGAATGGCGCTTGGCGTCTGGCAGTTGCGCTGATGGTGATTGGGGCGGAAGCTGGCGCTGCTCTCAGTGTCCGAGCATTTGAGGAGCTGGTCTCGGTGAAGATTAATCGAGGCCTGTTATCACTGAAGATACGCCCGAACTATAATGTGGTAACGGGCTATCCGACCAAGACGAACGATTGGCAGCGATCGTACTTCTATGTTAAATCCGATCGCTCGGCTTTCGAGGAGCCGCTGAAGACCGGTTACCGTGTTCTTTGGAACAACGAATTTGGTATTGAATGTTCTTTAACCTTTTACCGTTTCAGACTCCTGACCATCTCTTTCTCGTCTTTCTTTTGACAGTTCCTCACTCGAATACCGCGGAGTACGAAGAAGATTTCTTGGAGAGTGCTCGGATTGTCGCGTCCCAGAAACAGGACTTTTGGGAGAACTTCTCGTACAGGAGGATTCGTAGGTCGATTGATCGGATCAAGCAGCGtaagtttctctttctcttcttttgctcgGTTCCCTCGAGGATCCTAAGTCGCTTTCTCTCGTCTTTGCAGAGGTTTGGCGTTCGGACACCGTTCCTCTCATCACCAAGAAGTCGAAGAGAATCGACTTGTTCACCAAAGCCGAGCAGATTGAAATTAACCGAGCCAGAGCTATGAGGGAATTACCGGATCTAAGTTTGGTGGTTGGGAAGCAAGCCGGGTTCATGGAACCGGACCAAAGCTCTAACGCAAACTCCTCCGATCCCGGGGAGCCGAGAGCGGCTGAGTCGGATGGGGCTCAGCTCATGAGAAAGACGGGGAGCAAGAGGAAGGAGAGGGAAGACATTTCTTCCGAGGAGAAGCAAGCCGAGGAGACTTCCACCGGTGCGGGCGCCGGATCGGAGAAGAAGCGGGCGCGCAAGGATCCCGTTGAGGTTCGGCCTTCCTCTGTGGAGAGAGGGGAGCTCCAGGCCTTGGAGCCTAGCAACAATTCTCGAGACGACGTTCTCCCGGATCCGTCTCTCGATGGTGGTCAGGCGGATGATCATCAGGGGACTTCTTCTAAGGTGAAGAAGAAGTCGAAAAAGAATAAGAAGAGAGCCGGCGAATCCTCGGGGCATGAGGTAGCGCCCAGTACGGAAAAGGAAACCGTGGAGGCTCCGACCACCGCCGTTTCCCTCCCAAAGGCGGCGGTTCGTGAAGATGCCCGGGGATCGAACAGGTCCTCTCCGAAGGCTCAGGAGGGTAAGGCTGTGCCGAAGAACCTGCAAGGGTTTTGCCCGGACAAAGTGGACTTCATTTTCAAACGGGACACTCCTCTCGTTTGTAACGAGAGAGATTGCGCTCGTTTCGTCCGCCAAGTCCGGGGAAGTAGGGAGCATCTCCCACTCGTCAAAGACTTAGTTTTCCAAGACGACTACACCGCTGCTGCCGGTTCCTCGGTTAAGGTAAGTATAGTTTCTGCATTGCATTCGTTTCTCGTCTTTCTTCTCACTTGGTCATCCTGTCCCAACTCTTTCTTTGATGTGTTGCAGAGCCAAGGTGACTGGAACGAGGTCGTCCGCAAATACGACAAGGAGCTGAAGAGGACCTATAGTGTGATTGATAGGCAACGGCACAACACCAAGGAGGCGACTGTCGCCTTAGAGGTCATGCTGAAGAAGAAGGACGACGCGGTTATTGCAGAAGCGGCCATGAGGGATGAACTCTTTCAGAAAGAGGCGGCTATGAACAAGGAGCTGAAGCGAGCCCGGGAGTTGGTTAAAGCGCTCGAGAAAGAGAAAACCACGCTGGCAAACGAGAAGAAGACCCTCGAGGAAGAGAAGGCGGCTGCTGCCTTAGAGCATTCCAAGGAGATGGATCGTCTCCGAGAGTCGCGCCGTTATGAGGTTACTCACGAACGGATCCGAGTAATGGCGGCGATGCATGGGAAAGCCGCCGCTCGCTTCCAGAGGATCCGGGATCGGGAGTCCCGTCGCGATAACTTTGAGGATGCGAGATGCATGCTCGGCCAGGCTCGGGGGATGAGACGTTGCCTCGAAGGAATGAAAGCGGCAGGTAGAAACATCTCTCAGGGAGATATTGATATCTACGCCGGGCAAGAGAAGCATTATGATGCGGAGGTGAAGCGTTTGATCGTAGATGATCTTCTCGAGAAGGACCTCTCTTTATCTCCTCTCGTGCTCGAGTCGAGGTTCGTTATCCAGGAGATGATGGATAAAATCGACAAATTTGGGTCGAACATGGACTTGCTCGACTCCGAGGCCGCCAAGACGCTTCGCACTCCCCTCAGAGCACCAGGAGATCGATCCGAAGAGCCGTCGAAGAGCCTTCTCGACACCGTTCAGTCGCCAGCTCGCTCTGATGCTGTTCTCCCGGGTCAAGAAGTTGCCCTTAAGGACCCTTCCGTGGCTGAGGAGACAAACAAGTCAGCTCCCGACGAACCGATCTCCAACACGCTGGTCAATATCTCCGACTCGCCGTCATTCGAGGATGCGGATTCTGGCGCGAGTGAAGGACATCTCGAGGGGGCGGACTCTGGCGCGAGCGAAGAACATCCCAAGGAGGATCTTCCTGCCTTGGATTAGTATTCGATGTTTGTTGTATCTGACTTTTGGCGCTTGTGCctttatttccttttctcgGCTAAGGCCTTTTGTTGTATGAACTACTGCCTTCCTTTTTCTTCAgactttttatgaatttttattatatatttcagtaaGTCGTCTCCACTTAGAAATATGTAaatcgtttttgtttttaaccgAGAAAGGATTCGTTCGAGCGGTTACTCGCATTTGCCAGCGAGTTCCCAATTTTTCAGATAGAACAGGAAATTAGAGGCGGTTGCTCGTTCGAATCTTCTTTATTCAACGAAACTTTTACAAGTGGTTGATTAAGCGATTACAAAGAGAATCTCTAATCGTTCTATTGAATTACCGAGGAAAAGGTTCCGAGACGCATTGCAGTAACCGAGAGAACTGTTGGTCGGCCAAACCGTCGTTCTTCGGTTAGACTTGGTCTAGAATTTCCATCGGGTAGCCGG
Encoded here:
- the LOC130504222 gene encoding putative cysteine-rich receptor-like protein kinase 30 isoform X1, which translates into the protein MGQNNLLSLALWLLPVSLTVVVSAQVCLENFGTFRPGGTFDRNRQLILSSLASEVAAKDGFFNVSVGTYPDQVYALGMCIPGAKQEFCSDCIKAASDQLIQSCPNQAAAFYWSGGGETLCMARYSNSPSFRPVDTDSPSYGANVENLSTNLTDFDRFLERLAVRMVTAALSSSGKNVPFSNSRFYAADVAALTSSINVYALMQCTPDVSPSNCKTCLRQSVDYYIDCCRGEQGGYVYWPNCLFRLDMYPYNGAFSPLKLAPQPTSQPAFQPASQPAFQPASQPATQPASQLQSPPPLTNEDGKTIDKGAIIGIVAAMLIINM
- the LOC130504222 gene encoding putative cysteine-rich receptor-like protein kinase 30 isoform X2 translates to MGQNNLLSLALWLLPVSLTVVVSAQVCLENFGTFRPGGTFDRNRQLILSSLASEVAAKDGFFNVSVGTYPDQVYALGMCIPGAKQEFCSDCIKAASDQLIQSCPNQAAAFYWSGGGETLYFDRFLERLAVRMVTAALSSSGKNVPFSNSRFYAADVAALTSSINVYALMQCTPDVSPSNCKTCLRQSVDYYIDCCRGEQGGYVYWPNCLFRLDMYPYNGAFSPLKLAPQPTSQPAFQPASQPAFQPASQPATQPASQLQSPPPLTNEDGKTIDKGAIIGIVAAMLIINM
- the LOC130504224 gene encoding meiosis-specific protein ASY2-like; its protein translation is MVIGAEAGAALSVRAFEELVSVKINRGLLSLKIRPNYNVVTGYPTKTNDWQRSYFYVKSDRSAFEEPLKTGYRVLWNNEFVPHSNTAEYEEDFLESARIVASQKQDFWENFSYRRIRRSIDRIKQQVWRSDTVPLITKKSKRIDLFTKAEQIEINRARAMRELPDLSLVVGKQAGFMEPDQSSNANSSDPGEPRAAESDGAQLMRKTGSKRKEREDISSEEKQAEETSTGAGAGSEKKRARKDPVEVRPSSVERGELQALEPSNNSRDDVLPDPSLDGGQADDHQGTSSKVKKKSKKNKKRAGESSGHEVAPSTEKETVEAPTTAVSLPKAAVREDARGSNRSSPKAQEGKAVPKNLQGFCPDKVDFIFKRDTPLVCNERDCARFVRQVRGSREHLPLVKDLVFQDDYTAAAGSSVKSQGDWNEVVRKYDKELKRTYSVIDRQRHNTKEATVALEVMLKKKDDAVIAEAAMRDELFQKEAAMNKELKRARELVKALEKEKTTLANEKKTLEEEKAAAALEHSKEMDRLRESRRYEVTHERIRVMAAMHGKAAARFQRIRDRESRRDNFEDARCMLGQARGMRRCLEGMKAAGRNISQGDIDIYAGQEKHYDAEVKRLIVDDLLEKDLSLSPLVLESRFVIQEMMDKIDKFGSNMDLLDSEAAKTLRTPLRAPGDRSEEPSKSLLDTVQSPARSDAVLPGQEVALKDPSVAEETNKSAPDEPISNTLVNISDSPSFEDADSGASEGHLEGADSGASEEHPKEDLPALD